A region of the Candidatus Peregrinibacteria bacterium genome:
TTCTCGCACTCATGAAATTCGCGTGAATGCAAAACCTTGGAACTATTCTATACTGTGATCGTAACTTTTTCCCATAATTATGGATTCAAAGCAAATTGCCATTTTTGAAGGCAAGAAAATTCGAAAAACAATTTATAACAATGAATGGTGGTTTTCGGTGATTGATGTAATAGAAGCGCTTATAAACAGTGATCGCCCAAGTGTTTATTGGACTGCTATGAAAGCAAGAGTAAAAGATGAAAGCGAATTTCAACTATCTACAATTTGTAGACAGTTGAAGCTTTTGGCTGAAGACGGAAAAATGCGTGAGACCGACTGTGCCAACACAGAAGGCATCTTTCGCATTATCCAATCCATTCCTTCTCCAAAAGCTGAGCCATTTAAACGTTGGCTCGCGAAAGTAGGATATGAGAGAGTGCAAGAAATTGAAAATCCTGAATTGGCACAGGAGCGAATGAAAAAACTCTACGAGCAAAAAGGATATTCCAAAGATTGGACTCAAAAACGGCTTCGCGGAATAGCGATTCGTCAAAATCTTACAGATGAATGGCAAGATCGAGGCATTCACCGCAAAAGTGATTATGCGATTCTCACGGCGGAAATTTCTAAAGCAACTTTTGGAATGACGCCGAGCGAGTATAGAAAACATAAAAATATTCCAGAGGAATCAAAAGCAAATCTCCGAGATAACATGACCGATTTGGAGCTGATTTTTACAATGCTCGGAGAAAAAGTAACTACTGAAATTTCGAAAAAGGAACAGCCAAAAGGAATTCCGGCGAACAAAAAAGTGGCGAACCGCGGCGGCGGAGTTGCGGGAAACGCGAGGAAGGAAACAGAGAAAGAACTTGGAGAAAGTGTGATTTCTTCAGAAAATTATTTACCGGAGAAAAATTCAAAAAAATATTTGCCCTGATCTCATCGGGAACTATTTTGTGAAGGATTCCTAATCTGTCGTCAAACCCCGACGACAGAAAAGCATTTCAGCAAATGGCTTCATAAAAACATTTTTCTGCGCATGCGTATTTTTGCTGTGTGATTTTTTTGTGGTGAAAAAATATAATTTCCTCATGCGAATTTGTATTCTTTTTTCCACAATTTATGAAAAACGAAATTATTATTTACCAAACAAAGTCCGGTGCTCTTGAGCTCAAAGGAGACTTGAAAAAAGAAACCTTGTGGGCGAGCCAACAACAAATTGTCGAGCTTTTTGGCGTTGACCAATCTGTTGTATCTCGCCATATTCGAAATATTTTCAAAGACGGTGAAATCAATCCAAAAAGCAATATGCAAAAAATGCATATTGCAAATTCTGATAGACCAATAGCGTTTTATTCTCTTGATGTCCTTTTGTCCGTTGGATACAGAACAAATTCAAAAGTGGCCATTGCATTCCGAAAATGGGCCACCAAAACTTTGCGCCAGCATATTTTGGAAGGCTACACGCTCAATAAAAAAGCACTCGCAAAAAATTACGGCGTCTTTTTGCAAGCGGTCGAAGACGTGAAAAAACTTCTTCCCGCTGGCGGACAAATTAAAACTGAAGATGCTCTGGAACTCATCAAAATGTTCGCCTCCACGTGGCTCTCTCTTGATGCCTATGACAAAGAACTGCTCCCAAAATCAGGTGCAACGAAAAAACAGATAGCGATAACAATGGAAAGTGTTTCTCACGCACTCTTCCAACTGAAAGAAGAACTGATTTCTAAAAAAGAAGCGAGTGAACTCTTTGGAATTGAGAAAACGCACGGAAGTATGTCTGGAATCGTCGGAAATATTTTTCAATCATTTGGTGGGAGAGATCTGTATCCGACACTCGAAGAAAAAGCCGCGCATCTTCTTTATTTCGTCGTGAAAAATCATCCATTTGTCGATGGCAACAAAAGGTCCGGAGCGTTTTCGTTTGTGTGGTTTCTCCGAAAAGCGAACATTCTGAATCCTCAGAAACTCACGCCAGAAGCGCTGACTGCGCTCACTCTTTTTGTGGCAGAAAGTAATCCGAAAGAAAAAGATCGAATGGTTGGGCTTATTTTGATGTTGCTCAAAAGATAAACACAATTATAAAATTTTGAATTCTTGTCGACGAAGAGTGACGACAGAAAAATATTCAAGAAAATGCCTTCATAACAACATCTTTCTCGAGTGACGAGTTTTTTCCTTCCGAAAGTGGTAACAATCTCCTGACCCAGAAAGTTTTAAAAACCTAAAACCTGTTGCAATCTCATACCCTTCTGCTTCAGAATAATTTTCGATATTCCAATTTTTCTCTTCCGAAAAAATATGAAATCTTTCCTTCGGTCTATTTTTTTGACAATTTTCTTGCTCCTCTTTTCTGGAATTGCCTCTGCTGATGAAG
Encoded here:
- a CDS encoding Bro-N domain-containing protein; this translates as MDSKQIAIFEGKKIRKTIYNNEWWFSVIDVIEALINSDRPSVYWTAMKARVKDESEFQLSTICRQLKLLAEDGKMRETDCANTEGIFRIIQSIPSPKAEPFKRWLAKVGYERVQEIENPELAQERMKKLYEQKGYSKDWTQKRLRGIAIRQNLTDEWQDRGIHRKSDYAILTAEISKATFGMTPSEYRKHKNIPEESKANLRDNMTDLELIFTMLGEKVTTEISKKEQPKGIPANKKVANRGGGVAGNARKETEKELGESVISSENYLPEKNSKKYLP
- a CDS encoding virulence protein RhuM/Fic/DOC family protein — encoded protein: MKNEIIIYQTKSGALELKGDLKKETLWASQQQIVELFGVDQSVVSRHIRNIFKDGEINPKSNMQKMHIANSDRPIAFYSLDVLLSVGYRTNSKVAIAFRKWATKTLRQHILEGYTLNKKALAKNYGVFLQAVEDVKKLLPAGGQIKTEDALELIKMFASTWLSLDAYDKELLPKSGATKKQIAITMESVSHALFQLKEELISKKEASELFGIEKTHGSMSGIVGNIFQSFGGRDLYPTLEEKAAHLLYFVVKNHPFVDGNKRSGAFSFVWFLRKANILNPQKLTPEALTALTLFVAESNPKEKDRMVGLILMLLKR